From a single Nostoc edaphicum CCNP1411 genomic region:
- a CDS encoding dynamin family protein, with translation MQQQYEGYKDLADSLKSASALLNLERKSQLHQDIITICNHLINPSFRIAVFGPFNHGKSTLLNAMLGNRTLPIDLIPTTGASITVKYGSDVRTRIMLLDGTEIYRSGTEILQQFAILDGNRQMRKDVASVEVFCPHPFLETGVEYLDLPGTNDRDEQDNLVREQLLSADLVIQLLDARKLMTLGERENLRDWLLDRGIKTVIFVANFLNLLEPDEQKQVQNRLLFVAESFRAELPPGFSNLYRVDALPALRARLKGDVAAANSSGLAAFETALQNIVGILQPNRGSVRLPRVEAIASQIQLSLKTKIDPIAIEIKSFDDKQNSKIEIKQKAANLIYKGFTTSVGELRNWLALPKLLTKYQADAAVALAENNFKVWQINTLKKDLLQLQLAAVKWLYQAYEFFQEERPQDLLIPFPSEPQVILPPKPSNSDDLSEPGSIAVGGGIGWLLGGPVGAAVVGSISYLLNKNIQKQDEQLAKESYHQDVAKLCITAIEDYLSSFSSQGLSILTEYEQKADKVICFEVSQEPLEITNKRENLQQLQNGFNQLLRELEKVNILSNHQPYKEIPKYSNTKRKYSPQPKRVQISPEKDPGVKQQQENTTKNTRTRVESVSPPPPPKAPPSPRKEEVEAKFRDWELNEEIARMKAEMRTPGFKTGKQQNTTQSNEAPNQPKTQTQKDKITRAYSILGLQTNASLAEVKQAYRTLVKKWHPDLFVNQPQLLKQAQEKMHLVNEAYTILSDK, from the coding sequence ATGCAACAACAGTATGAAGGTTATAAGGATTTAGCAGATTCTCTAAAATCTGCATCTGCGTTGCTGAATTTAGAACGCAAATCGCAACTACATCAAGATATAATTACCATCTGCAATCATCTGATTAATCCTAGCTTTCGGATTGCAGTATTTGGGCCTTTTAATCATGGCAAGTCTACCTTACTGAATGCCATGTTAGGGAATCGCACCTTACCAATTGATTTAATTCCCACTACAGGCGCATCGATTACTGTCAAGTATGGCTCTGATGTGCGGACTCGCATCATGTTGTTAGATGGTACAGAAATATATCGCAGTGGCACAGAAATTTTACAGCAATTTGCAATTCTTGATGGCAATAGGCAGATGCGAAAAGATGTAGCATCTGTAGAAGTTTTCTGTCCACATCCATTTTTAGAAACAGGTGTAGAATATCTCGATTTACCAGGAACAAATGATAGAGATGAACAAGATAATTTAGTCCGAGAACAATTATTAAGTGCAGATTTAGTTATCCAATTATTAGATGCACGTAAGCTAATGACTTTGGGTGAGCGGGAAAATTTACGAGATTGGTTATTAGATCGCGGTATTAAAACAGTTATATTTGTTGCCAATTTTCTTAACTTACTCGAACCCGACGAGCAAAAACAAGTTCAAAATCGCCTGCTGTTTGTTGCAGAAAGCTTTAGAGCCGAATTACCTCCAGGTTTTAGTAATTTATATCGCGTTGATGCTTTACCTGCCTTAAGAGCCAGATTAAAAGGCGATGTTGCTGCTGCCAATAGTAGCGGGTTAGCAGCATTTGAAACAGCTTTGCAAAATATTGTCGGGATTTTGCAACCAAATCGTGGTAGTGTGCGTTTACCAAGAGTGGAAGCGATCGCTTCTCAAATCCAACTCTCATTAAAAACTAAAATTGACCCTATTGCTATTGAAATAAAATCCTTTGATGATAAACAAAATAGCAAAATTGAAATTAAACAAAAAGCAGCTAACTTAATTTATAAAGGTTTTACTACTAGCGTAGGAGAGTTACGCAATTGGCTAGCATTACCCAAGCTCTTGACAAAATATCAAGCTGATGCAGCAGTTGCATTGGCGGAAAATAACTTTAAAGTTTGGCAAATAAATACTCTTAAAAAAGACCTGCTGCAATTGCAATTGGCTGCGGTGAAATGGCTTTATCAAGCTTACGAATTTTTTCAAGAAGAACGGCCGCAAGATTTATTAATTCCCTTTCCTAGCGAACCACAAGTAATACTACCGCCAAAGCCAAGTAATAGTGATGATTTAAGTGAACCTGGTTCCATCGCGGTTGGTGGTGGTATTGGTTGGTTGTTAGGTGGCCCGGTGGGTGCTGCTGTCGTCGGGAGTATTTCTTATTTGTTAAACAAGAATATCCAAAAACAAGACGAACAATTAGCAAAGGAATCTTATCATCAAGACGTTGCTAAACTTTGTATAACCGCAATTGAAGATTATTTATCTAGCTTCAGTAGTCAAGGCTTATCAATCTTGACTGAATATGAACAGAAAGCCGATAAAGTAATTTGCTTTGAAGTCAGTCAAGAACCACTAGAAATTACTAATAAACGGGAAAATTTGCAGCAGTTACAAAACGGTTTTAATCAGTTATTACGAGAGTTAGAAAAAGTCAATATCCTCTCAAATCATCAACCTTATAAAGAAATACCCAAATACAGCAACACCAAGAGAAAATATTCGCCACAGCCAAAGAGAGTTCAAATTTCCCCTGAAAAAGATCCTGGTGTTAAGCAACAACAGGAAAATACTACTAAGAATACTAGGACAAGGGTAGAATCTGTTTCCCCACCACCACCGCCAAAAGCTCCTCCCTCTCCCCGGAAAGAAGAGGTGGAGGCAAAATTTCGTGATTGGGAACTTAATGAAGAAATAGCGCGAATGAAAGCAGAGATGCGAACGCCTGGTTTTAAAACTGGTAAACAGCAAAATACAACTCAAAGCAACGAAGCACCCAACCAACCTAAAACACAGACACAAAAAGATAAAATTACTCGCGCCTACAGTATTTTAGGATTGCAAACAAATGCATCTCTAGCTGAGGTAAAGCAGGCTTATCGAACTTTAGTAAAAAAATGGCATCCAGATTTGTTTGTGAATCAGCCGCAACTGCTAAAACAAGCACAAGAGAAAATGCACTTAGTTAATGAAGCGTACACAATTTTGAGTGATAAATAA
- a CDS encoding DUF305 domain-containing protein, with amino-acid sequence MQLLSLRNGFLALTLSAIASGGGLITGCASTASQNQSQAPNTTTSNANDKQMMNHGGGMNHSMGMDLGPADANFDLRFIDAMIPHHQGAVEMAKEAQQKSKRPEIKKLADDIIKSQNQEITQMKQWRKTWYPSAGDKPMAYNSQMGHMMEMSSDQMQAMMMSQDLGAADAEFDLRFINAMIPHHEGAVTMAKDVLSKSKRPEVKQLAQEIIKAQNTEIKQMQQWRKTWYNK; translated from the coding sequence ATGCAACTGCTATCTTTGAGGAATGGCTTTTTGGCGTTAACCTTGAGTGCGATCGCTTCAGGCGGTGGGTTAATCACAGGCTGCGCTAGTACTGCTTCCCAGAACCAAAGCCAAGCGCCAAACACAACCACCAGCAATGCTAATGATAAGCAGATGATGAACCACGGTGGTGGCATGAATCACAGTATGGGAATGGATTTAGGCCCAGCCGATGCTAACTTTGATTTACGGTTTATCGACGCTATGATACCGCATCATCAAGGGGCTGTGGAAATGGCTAAAGAAGCGCAGCAGAAATCAAAACGCCCTGAAATTAAAAAACTAGCAGACGATATCATCAAATCGCAAAACCAAGAAATCACTCAGATGAAGCAGTGGCGAAAAACTTGGTATCCCAGCGCCGGAGATAAACCAATGGCTTATAACAGTCAAATGGGTCACATGATGGAGATGTCATCTGACCAAATGCAAGCCATGATGATGAGTCAAGACTTAGGTGCAGCTGATGCTGAATTTGATCTGCGCTTTATCAATGCGATGATTCCTCACCATGAAGGGGCTGTAACAATGGCAAAAGATGTCTTGAGTAAATCTAAGCGCCCTGAAGTCAAGCAATTAGCCCAAGAAATTATCAAGGCACAAAATACAGAGATTAAGCAAATGCAGCAGTGGCGAAAAACTTGGTATAACAAGTGA
- a CDS encoding DUF4385 domain-containing protein: MAFDYSLDFKTIDFRQHPELYRVGKGEQGVLLVEPYKSEILPYWRFKTPEIARESSEKIYEMFLDYLEKDDFVGADMARKFIQMGYTRSRRYANHKSGRKYKQNSEDSGSKKEILPYEVDQVKAESAAIFKAKWVEAKTNEKYRELLAKHKQMYEVD, translated from the coding sequence ATGGCTTTTGATTATTCTTTAGACTTTAAAACTATTGATTTTCGCCAACATCCTGAACTCTATCGTGTTGGGAAGGGTGAACAGGGTGTACTTTTGGTTGAACCATACAAATCAGAAATCCTTCCTTACTGGCGATTCAAAACTCCTGAGATTGCTAGAGAGTCTAGTGAAAAAATCTATGAGATGTTTCTTGATTATTTAGAGAAAGATGATTTTGTCGGCGCAGATATGGCAAGGAAGTTTATCCAAATGGGGTATACTCGCTCTCGCCGTTATGCTAATCATAAAAGCGGCAGGAAGTATAAACAAAATTCCGAAGATTCAGGTTCCAAAAAAGAGATTCTTCCTTACGAAGTAGACCAAGTTAAAGCGGAATCAGCAGCAATATTTAAAGCCAAGTGGGTAGAAGCAAAGACAAATGAGAAATATCGAGAGCTTTTAGCCAAGCATAAGCAGATGTATGAAGTAGATTAA
- a CDS encoding DUF433 domain-containing protein produces the protein MSSINLRVTRSPFAERSAGKAGALRHRIPSSPSQPIIILCNNSCSLVGVQTMDWQQYIHSDPKILLGKPTVKGTRLSVEFLLSLFAAGWTEQQVVKNYPTLTPEALRAVFAFTAECMREESFL, from the coding sequence TTGTCGTCAATTAATTTAAGAGTAACGCGATCGCCGTTCGCAGAGCGTTCCGCAGGAAAGGCGGGCGCTCTGCGCCATCGCATCCCCTCTTCACCAAGCCAACCAATCATCATCCTGTGCAACAATAGCTGTAGCTTAGTCGGAGTACAAACTATGGACTGGCAACAGTACATTCATTCAGACCCCAAAATTCTGCTGGGTAAGCCGACTGTCAAAGGAACTCGTTTATCTGTAGAGTTCTTATTGAGTTTGTTTGCAGCAGGATGGACAGAACAACAAGTGGTAAAAAATTATCCTACTCTAACTCCAGAAGCATTAAGGGCAGTATTTGCTTTTACAGCAGAGTGTATGCGTGAAGAATCTTTTCTATAA
- a CDS encoding type II toxin-antitoxin system VapB family antitoxin has product MTIITIDDELINEIIAVSHYKNPQEAVIKILFNYLQQQKKELPLFERLRFIDDESAEDDIASLFERDRDTGRNFEL; this is encoded by the coding sequence ATGACCATTATCACAATAGATGATGAACTAATTAATGAAATTATCGCAGTCAGTCACTATAAAAATCCACAGGAAGCAGTCATTAAAATATTATTCAATTACTTGCAGCAACAAAAAAAAGAACTGCCTTTATTTGAGCGACTACGTTTTATAGACGACGAATCTGCTGAAGATGATATCGCCTCGTTGTTTGAACGTGATAGAGACACAGGTAGGAATTTTGAACTATGA
- a CDS encoding type II toxin-antitoxin system VapC family toxin, whose product MTYLIDTCVMSEFVKKAPSPQVSQWLNQQPIEQLFLSSITIAEIKKGIYKIQDSQPERYQKLKIWLQRVEIEFNSHILPLTDDILDNWAKFSANAELKGKKLAVMDSLIAATAHHHKLTLVTRNVDDFKLTPVKIMNPYSLV is encoded by the coding sequence ATGACTTATCTAATAGACACCTGTGTAATGTCTGAGTTTGTTAAAAAAGCTCCCAGCCCCCAAGTTAGTCAATGGTTAAATCAGCAACCGATTGAACAATTATTTTTAAGTAGTATTACTATCGCTGAAATAAAAAAAGGGATTTATAAGATCCAAGACTCACAACCTGAACGATATCAAAAACTAAAAATATGGCTGCAAAGAGTAGAAATTGAATTTAATTCTCATATTTTACCGCTAACCGATGATATTTTAGATAATTGGGCAAAATTTTCTGCAAATGCCGAATTGAAAGGTAAAAAATTAGCTGTAATGGATAGTCTAATTGCCGCAACAGCACATCATCATAAATTAACTTTAGTTACCCGTAATGTTGATGATTTTAAACTGACACCAGTTAAAATTATGAATCCTTACAGTCTTGTGTAA
- a CDS encoding tetratricopeptide repeat protein has translation MPLNFTFALSQQQTFELRCDYGSRRLDKTELAALIDLCEQNYYAQQRDHLPYLTQLGRQLYQWLDGKEGWLRRALDEADEQTILLDLIKTSEAQGLNPETERVALGLAHLPWELLHDGAGFLIERQNLSVLPVRSVQQRQTQIIGVQNRPLRLLFMATSPEDPRVPPLGFEQEEANILQATKDQPLALIVEESGSVAELANLVKSYEENYFDVFHLTGHGIIYTKKDYGSLLSTGITLADNTPCFITEDEVGNMQLTTVNDLAKAFRDRWPRVTFLSGCHTGQVANKGTVPSMAQALVKAGAGIVLGWARPVFDRTGIVAAQALYQALATGASVEAAVKAAQQEMIDKECTDWHLLRMYRDTRPIAELVTPLRTRNREKLKFTPSEQEFLDENNQVKVASQFEFVGRRRPLQRCLKALQETSDQIGVFIAGMGGLGKSTLAARLCTRVQMQRSNFARVVLIGPLDEIGLLTKLSNKFERFADVPQLLNEPKVSLKGRLQNFFEAIEKEHSQPLLLVLDDFEQNIPDTSVKNGSLRMTAEAYEILGAICAALEENGAESRLIVSCRYLKEDILPPHRLHLESLAGMSSSDIDKICFPLDKEVRQQLRTQRIIHIADGNPRLLKWLLEVIQQPGIAADELLNRLEATEQKFREDILAQTLLDALELEERKFIARLSVFHLPVTVEIINAISPSLASLQKLVSLSLVESATTHPTQPANYRVTTILESLLEKVLIQEEWQTTRQQAVRKIHNVWWEENDNPTEAEALEIVRLGLLAKEQEIAVSIGDRIASSWVNNSRFVEALELCKQVLAVFQDYRILGTIANAERFLGFVQEAAAHYQQALDLCPEEELQEKAATLNNMAQVFAQQGDIPKAIALWEQSLEISEQIGDVKGKAATLNNMAQVIAQQGDIPKAIALWEQSLEISEQIGDVKGKAATLNNMAQVFAQQGDIPKAIALWEQSLEIKEQIGDVKGKATTLNNMAQVFKQQGDIPKAIALWEQSLEISEQIGDVKGKAATLNNMAQVFAQQGDIPKAIALWEQSLEIKEQIGDVKGKATTLNNMAQVFKQQGDIPKAIALWEQSLEISEQIGDVKGKAATLNNMAQVIAQQGDIPKAIALWEQDLEISEQIGDVKGKALTLANIAYWTGETGDKVRELELNLQAALALTQVCAYVDLVTVLTSLGLTDESNGLVYLAQAIWLTLRIQAPLGDAIELIRALYNRVPQGDELEAVLGATTMFFCKLRGEGHPQLEELQEHSFNIILGAANAQEIETQEAFDNWFVQQRLNDPEYFLPRLNQRLEEIVGDGWLFDPSQVVGG, from the coding sequence ATGCCCCTAAACTTCACCTTCGCCCTCAGTCAACAGCAAACTTTTGAACTGCGCTGTGATTATGGCTCACGTCGCCTGGATAAAACGGAGTTGGCAGCGCTGATTGATTTGTGTGAGCAAAATTACTATGCTCAACAAAGAGATCATTTACCCTATCTCACCCAGTTGGGACGGCAACTTTATCAATGGCTGGATGGTAAAGAAGGATGGCTGAGAAGGGCGCTGGATGAAGCAGATGAGCAAACGATTCTTCTAGATTTGATTAAAACCAGCGAAGCCCAGGGATTGAACCCGGAAACAGAACGGGTAGCGTTGGGATTGGCGCATCTGCCTTGGGAATTGCTACATGATGGTGCAGGGTTTTTAATAGAACGCCAGAATCTTTCCGTTTTACCAGTGCGTTCTGTGCAGCAGCGTCAAACTCAAATAATTGGCGTGCAAAATCGCCCTTTGCGGTTGCTGTTTATGGCGACTTCTCCTGAAGATCCCAGAGTTCCACCACTAGGGTTTGAGCAGGAAGAAGCAAACATTTTGCAAGCAACTAAAGATCAGCCTTTGGCGTTGATTGTCGAGGAAAGCGGCTCGGTTGCAGAGTTAGCCAATTTAGTGAAATCCTACGAAGAAAACTACTTTGATGTCTTTCACCTCACAGGACACGGGATAATTTATACCAAAAAAGATTACGGCTCTTTGCTGTCAACAGGTATAACGCTGGCAGACAATACCCCCTGCTTCATCACTGAAGATGAGGTGGGGAATATGCAACTTACTACCGTCAATGATTTAGCTAAAGCCTTTCGCGATCGCTGGCCGCGTGTAACTTTTCTCTCTGGTTGTCATACGGGACAGGTAGCTAACAAGGGGACAGTACCCTCGATGGCGCAGGCATTGGTGAAAGCAGGGGCAGGTATAGTTTTAGGCTGGGCGCGTCCGGTGTTTGACCGCACGGGTATTGTAGCAGCACAGGCACTTTATCAAGCTTTGGCGACGGGGGCAAGTGTGGAAGCAGCAGTCAAAGCGGCGCAGCAGGAGATGATTGACAAAGAATGCACCGACTGGCATCTGTTGCGGATGTATCGGGATACGCGCCCCATTGCAGAACTGGTAACACCTCTGAGAACAAGAAATCGTGAAAAGCTGAAGTTTACACCGTCAGAGCAAGAATTTTTGGATGAGAATAATCAAGTTAAAGTTGCCAGTCAGTTTGAATTTGTCGGACGCAGACGACCTTTGCAACGATGTCTCAAGGCTTTGCAAGAAACCAGCGACCAAATCGGGGTGTTTATTGCCGGGATGGGGGGGCTGGGCAAAAGTACTCTGGCGGCGCGGTTATGTACGCGGGTGCAGATGCAGCGTTCTAACTTTGCGCGAGTTGTGTTGATTGGGCCTTTGGATGAGATAGGTTTGCTGACTAAGCTTTCTAATAAGTTTGAGAGGTTTGCAGATGTTCCCCAACTGCTGAACGAACCAAAGGTGTCTCTTAAAGGACGGTTGCAAAACTTTTTTGAAGCAATAGAAAAAGAACATAGTCAACCCCTGTTGCTGGTGCTGGATGACTTTGAGCAAAATATTCCCGATACTAGCGTTAAAAATGGTTCACTGCGGATGACGGCAGAGGCTTACGAAATTTTAGGGGCGATTTGTGCGGCATTGGAGGAGAACGGGGCAGAAAGTCGGCTGATTGTCAGCTGTCGCTATTTGAAAGAAGACATCTTGCCACCCCACCGCCTGCACTTGGAATCTTTGGCAGGGATGAGCAGTAGTGATATTGATAAAATTTGCTTTCCTTTAGATAAAGAAGTTAGGCAGCAGTTAAGAACTCAGCGAATTATTCACATTGCTGATGGTAATCCCCGCTTGCTGAAGTGGCTGTTAGAGGTGATTCAGCAACCAGGAATAGCGGCGGATGAATTACTGAATCGGCTGGAGGCGACTGAGCAGAAATTCCGCGAAGATATCTTGGCACAAACTCTGCTCGATGCCTTGGAATTGGAAGAACGAAAGTTTATCGCACGCTTGAGTGTCTTTCACTTGCCCGTTACTGTTGAAATCATTAACGCCATCTCCCCCTCTCTTGCTTCTCTGCAAAAGCTTGTCAGCCTCAGCTTAGTTGAGTCTGCTACCACTCACCCCACCCAGCCAGCTAATTATCGAGTGACGACAATTTTAGAATCGTTGCTAGAAAAAGTGTTGATTCAGGAAGAATGGCAAACAACGCGACAGCAAGCGGTGAGGAAAATCCATAACGTTTGGTGGGAGGAGAATGACAACCCCACGGAAGCAGAAGCACTGGAAATTGTACGTTTGGGATTGCTGGCAAAAGAGCAGGAGATTGCTGTCAGTATTGGAGATAGGATTGCAAGCAGTTGGGTGAACAATTCCCGCTTTGTGGAAGCTTTGGAGTTATGTAAGCAAGTTCTAGCAGTTTTTCAGGATTACCGCATCTTGGGAACCATTGCCAATGCTGAAAGATTTTTGGGTTTTGTACAAGAGGCTGCTGCCCATTATCAGCAAGCTTTAGACCTTTGCCCTGAAGAGGAATTGCAAGAAAAAGCCGCTACCCTCAACAACATGGCACAGGTATTCGCTCAACAAGGGGACATCCCAAAAGCGATCGCACTCTGGGAGCAATCCTTGGAAATATCTGAGCAGATTGGCGATGTCAAAGGTAAAGCCGCTACCCTCAACAACATGGCACAGGTAATCGCCCAACAAGGGGACATCCCAAAAGCGATCGCACTCTGGGAGCAATCCTTGGAAATATCTGAGCAGATTGGCGATGTCAAAGGTAAAGCCGCTACCCTCAACAACATGGCACAGGTATTCGCCCAACAAGGGGACATCCCAAAAGCGATCGCACTCTGGGAGCAATCCTTGGAAATAAAGGAGCAGATTGGCGATGTCAAAGGTAAAGCCACTACCCTCAACAACATGGCACAGGTATTCAAACAACAAGGGGACATCCCAAAAGCGATCGCACTCTGGGAGCAATCCTTGGAAATATCTGAGCAGATTGGCGATGTCAAAGGTAAAGCCGCTACCCTCAACAACATGGCACAGGTATTCGCCCAACAAGGGGACATCCCAAAAGCGATCGCACTCTGGGAGCAATCCTTGGAAATAAAGGAGCAGATTGGCGATGTCAAAGGTAAAGCCACTACCCTCAACAACATGGCACAGGTATTCAAACAACAAGGGGACATCCCAAAAGCGATCGCACTCTGGGAGCAATCCTTGGAAATATCTGAGCAGATTGGCGATGTCAAAGGTAAAGCCGCTACCCTCAACAACATGGCACAGGTAATCGCCCAACAAGGGGACATCCCAAAAGCGATCGCACTCTGGGAGCAAGACTTAGAAATATCTGAGCAGATTGGCGATGTCAAAGGTAAAGCCCTGACCCTGGCAAACATAGCTTATTGGACAGGTGAAACCGGGGATAAAGTTAGGGAATTAGAACTGAATTTGCAAGCTGCTTTGGCACTTACACAGGTTTGTGCTTATGTTGATTTAGTGACAGTTTTAACTAGCTTAGGCTTAACTGATGAAAGTAACGGTTTGGTTTACCTAGCTCAAGCAATCTGGCTGACACTGAGAATTCAAGCACCTTTAGGAGATGCCATTGAGTTAATTCGTGCTTTATATAATAGAGTGCCTCAAGGCGATGAACTAGAAGCTGTGTTAGGAGCAACGACTATGTTCTTTTGCAAACTTCGAGGTGAAGGTCATCCGCAGTTAGAGGAACTTCAAGAGCATAGTTTCAACATTATATTAGGTGCGGCAAATGCCCAAGAGATTGAAACACAGGAAGCATTTGATAATTGGTTTGTTCAGCAACGGCTAAATGATCCAGAATATTTCCTCCCGCGACTCAATCAGCGTCTAGAGGAGATAGTCGGCGATGGGTGGTTGTTTGACCCTAGTCAGGTTGTGGGGGGATGA
- a CDS encoding aldo/keto reductase, whose product MNLPAASRLQFTPDLNICRILNGMWQVSGAHGRINPNAAIETMFKYLDAGFTTWDLADHYGPAEDFIGEFRCQLIDTRGKDALSQVQAFTKWVPRPGKMTKKLVEENIDISLRRMNVESLDLMQFHWWEYQDKNYLDALKYMAELQTEGKIKHLGLTNFDTENLKIITEAGIKIVSNQVQFSLVDRRPEVNMVEFCQQHDIKLFTYGTVCGGLLSENYLGKPEPRGFDLSTASLKKYKNMIDAWGGWQLFQELLAILKEIANKHGVSISNVAVRYILDQPTVGGVIVGARLGVSEHIEDNAKVFSFSLDTDDRDRINAVSRQSRDLYQLIGDCGDEYRR is encoded by the coding sequence ATGAACTTACCCGCAGCTAGCCGTCTCCAATTTACTCCTGATTTGAACATCTGCCGCATATTAAATGGGATGTGGCAAGTCTCCGGCGCACACGGACGGATCAATCCCAATGCCGCCATTGAGACTATGTTCAAATACTTAGATGCAGGCTTTACCACTTGGGATTTAGCAGACCATTATGGCCCCGCAGAAGACTTTATTGGTGAGTTTCGCTGCCAACTAATTGATACTCGTGGTAAAGATGCTTTATCTCAGGTGCAAGCCTTTACGAAATGGGTACCTCGTCCAGGCAAAATGACGAAAAAACTGGTTGAGGAAAATATTGATATTTCCCTGAGAAGGATGAATGTGGAATCGTTAGATTTGATGCAATTTCACTGGTGGGAATATCAGGATAAAAATTATCTAGATGCCCTTAAATATATGGCGGAACTTCAGACTGAAGGTAAAATTAAGCATCTAGGTTTAACTAATTTTGACACGGAAAACTTGAAGATTATTACCGAAGCAGGTATCAAAATTGTTTCTAACCAAGTGCAATTTTCTCTAGTTGACCGCCGTCCTGAAGTTAATATGGTGGAGTTTTGTCAGCAGCATGACATAAAGCTTTTTACTTACGGTACAGTGTGCGGCGGTTTGTTATCAGAAAACTATTTGGGGAAACCGGAACCGCGAGGATTTGATCTTTCCACTGCTAGTTTGAAAAAATATAAAAATATGATCGATGCTTGGGGTGGTTGGCAATTATTTCAAGAGTTGCTAGCTATCCTCAAGGAAATTGCTAATAAACATGGCGTAAGCATTTCCAACGTTGCAGTGCGTTACATTTTAGATCAGCCAACGGTGGGCGGTGTGATAGTTGGTGCAAGACTTGGTGTCTCTGAACATATAGAAGATAACGCCAAAGTATTTAGTTTTAGTTTAGATACAGACGATCGCGATCGCATCAATGCAGTATCTCGCCAATCACGCGATTTGTACCAGCTTATCGGCGATTGCGGCGACGAATATCGGCGATAA
- the petJ gene encoding cytochrome c6 PetJ yields MKKLLRLVLVTILLLIITFTLPASAADTVNGEQIFSVHCAGCHINGSNIIRRGKNLKKQALKKYGMDSIEAVTSIVTNGKNNMSAYKELLTEQQIQDVAAYVLEQAEKGWR; encoded by the coding sequence TTGAAAAAGTTACTCAGATTAGTATTAGTAACAATTTTGTTATTAATCATTACTTTTACTTTGCCTGCTAGTGCAGCAGATACAGTTAATGGTGAACAAATATTTAGTGTTCATTGTGCTGGTTGTCATATTAACGGTAGCAACATAATTCGGCGAGGTAAAAATCTCAAAAAGCAAGCCCTAAAAAAGTATGGTATGGATTCAATCGAGGCTGTTACATCCATAGTAACCAATGGTAAAAATAATATGTCAGCTTACAAAGAGCTACTCACTGAACAGCAAATTCAAGACGTTGCTGCTTATGTTCTCGAACAAGCTGAAAAAGGCTGGCGTTAA
- a CDS encoding histidine kinase — protein MPNNIKQQIQADLQQAKETGQLRTERIREIVKSAVSQVSSEFKQGSSEVRSIVKDAVSAVIENFQEKGSELKDEVTASIEGALEGINSKRHESIAQTQTDIKRLQAQLDGEEEQLQQEVDVILAEIEETGKEKPASTKTAIDSAVNAIKDSEEVGLLKKRYAQLQAQLAIVRANMAARYGGRNMEVQDYLDEAKHWYDKARPQAESVVVQVGEKRSQLEDKLGEAGTSLARKERQIKQTLRELLLTAADLFKDKEPADKERETIHK, from the coding sequence ATGCCTAACAATATCAAACAACAAATTCAAGCAGACCTGCAACAAGCTAAAGAAACTGGACAATTAAGAACTGAGCGGATTCGAGAAATTGTCAAATCCGCAGTTTCTCAAGTCTCGTCTGAGTTTAAACAAGGTTCTAGTGAAGTTCGTAGCATTGTTAAAGATGCAGTCTCTGCTGTCATTGAAAACTTTCAAGAAAAAGGTAGTGAACTCAAAGATGAAGTAACAGCTTCCATTGAAGGAGCGCTGGAAGGAATTAATAGCAAAAGGCACGAAAGCATTGCTCAAACTCAAACAGATATCAAGCGGCTACAGGCTCAACTGGATGGTGAAGAAGAACAACTCCAGCAAGAGGTTGATGTAATTTTGGCAGAGATTGAAGAGACGGGTAAAGAAAAACCAGCTAGTACCAAAACTGCAATTGATTCTGCTGTCAATGCCATTAAAGATAGTGAAGAAGTCGGATTGTTAAAGAAACGTTACGCGCAACTGCAAGCGCAGCTAGCCATTGTCCGAGCTAATATGGCTGCACGCTATGGCGGACGTAATATGGAGGTTCAAGATTATCTAGACGAGGCTAAACACTGGTATGATAAAGCTCGTCCCCAAGCTGAGTCTGTAGTCGTACAGGTAGGAGAAAAGCGATCGCAGCTAGAAGATAAACTGGGTGAAGCTGGTACATCTCTAGCAAGAAAAGAGCGCCAAATCAAACAGACTTTAAGAGAGTTACTCCTAACAGCCGCTGACTTATTCAAAGATAAGGAACCTGCTGATAAAGAGCGGGAGACTATTCATAAATAG